In Torulaspora delbrueckii CBS 1146 chromosome 1, complete genome, one genomic interval encodes:
- the CPR4 gene encoding peptidylprolyl isomerase family protein CPR4 (similar to Saccharomyces cerevisiae CPR4 (YCR069W) and CPR8 (YNR028W); ancestral locus Anc_6.336) encodes MWLKSIFFYMLGFLLLNVDAAPTTAAKVSWNDMDLTKIYPPNPPVTHRVLMTLGYYDSILNKEKEYEIVIELYGTVVPQTVKNFVALSNGVHFKYHNAEDPEEVHAFTFKQSIFHKIIANKLIQGGDVFDNHAALSIYGPYWADENFDLKHDRPGRLSMANNGPNTQGSEFFITTQLEAATELDNKNVVFGQVVAGLENLVNDIQYVETNAQGKPVDDVTIKYILVDEMMLGNQEELHAAYLKRLADFQRGDLSKGVAMSKTMAEGAKEEKALDDMKFSDLHHPLFKVLLGMAVLGSLYLLARNKRRIFTKSNNIVSLRRE; translated from the coding sequence ATGTGGTTGAAATCGATCTTTTTCTATATGCTAGGCtttctgctgctgaatGTGGATGCTGCTCCAACTACTGCTGCGAAAGTTAGTTGGAATGATATGGATCTAACGAAAATATATCCTCCAAATCCACCTGTTACGCACCGTGTTTTGATGACTTTGGGATATTACGATTCTATtttgaacaaggaaaaggaGTATGAGATTGTAATTGAGTTGTATGGAACAGTTGTCCCACAGACtgtcaagaattttgtAGCTCTGTCCAATGGCGTGCATTTCAAATACCACAACGCTGAGGATCCAGAAGAAGTCCATGCCTTTACTTTCAAGCAGAGCATTTTCCACAAGATTATCGCTAACAAACTGATTCAAGGTGGTGATGTCTTTGATAACCATGCAGCTTTATCGATCTATGGACCTTATTGGGCAGATGAAAACTTTGATCTGAAGCACGATAGACCAGGTAGGTTATCTATGGCTAATAATGGACCAAATACGCAAGGttctgaatttttcataaCTACTCAGTTGGAGGCTGCCACTGAGCTCGACAACAAGAACGTTGTTTTTGGGCAAGTCGTTGCTGGGCTTGAGAATTTAGTTAATGACATTCAGTACGTTGAGACAAATGCTCAAGGCAAACCAGTGGATGACGTGACAATTAAGTACATCTTGGTCGACGAGATGATGTTGGGCAACCAAGAGGAACTACATGCTGcttatttgaagagattggcAGATTTCCAAAGAGGTGACCTCTCGAAGGGTGTTGCCATGAGCAAAACTATGGCTGAAGGTGCcaaggaagagaaagcttTGGATGATATGAAGTTCAGTGATTTGCATCATCCGTTGTTCAAAGTTTTGCTCGGAATGGCTGTCCTTGGGAGTTTATATCTCTTGGCACgcaacaaaagaagaatatttaCAAAGTCAAACAATATTGTCTCTTTAAGGCGTGAATAA
- the RSA4 gene encoding Rsa4p (similar to Saccharomyces cerevisiae RSA4 (YCR072C); ancestral locus Anc_6.340), with protein MATLLPPPTKKQKKDAKNPREVDIIPSDLPNVSIKFEALDSGETVGGALRVPGGITEKQLEELLNQLNGSADEPVPYTFSCSVPGKRKNDPQQTIDITDNLYSSLLKPGLKTTEDQITLIYTPRAVFKVKPITRSSSAIAGHGATILCSQFAPHTSSRMVTGAGDNTARVWDCDTQTPMATLSGHQNWVLCVAWSPDGETIATGSMDCTVRLWDSKAGQPLGDALKGHQKWITSLVWEPLHLVKPGDKPRLASASKDGTIKIWDTSRRVCIYTLSGHTNSVSCVKWGGQGLLYSGSHDKTVRVWDMNVGGKCINILKSHAHWVNHLSLSTEYALRVGPFDHTATKFTSAEEARKKALENYEKIAKRNGKAEELIVTASDDFTMFLWDPTKSGKPLARLTGHQKLVNHVAFSPDGRFIVSASFDNSIKLWDGRNGTFISTFRGHVASVYQVAWSSDCRLLVSCSKDTTLKVWDVRTRKLSVDLPGHKDEVYTVDWSVDGKRVCSGGKDKMVRLWTH; from the coding sequence ATGGCAACTCTACTTCCACCCCCAACGaagaaacaaaagaagGACGCTAAGAACCCTCGTGAAGTGGATATTATACCCAGTGATCTACCGAATGtttctatcaaatttgaagcccTCGACTCAGGTGAAACTGTTGGAGGAGCTCTCAGAGTTCCTGGTGGAATTACCGAGAAGCAATTGGAAGAGCTGCTTAACCAGTTGAATGGGTCCGCTGATGAACCAGTTCCGTATACTTTCAGTTGCAGCGTCCCCGGTAAGAGGAAGAACGATCCTCAGCAGACCATTGATATTACAGACAACCTATATTCTTCACTGCTGAAACCAGGACTCAAAACTACTGAAGACCAGATTACTTTGATATATACTCCAAGAGCGGTTTTCAAGGTCAAGCCAATCACAAGAAGCTCATCTGCAATCGCAGGTCATGGAGCTACCATCCTCTGTTCGCAATTTGCACCACATACTAGTTCTAGGATGGTCACAGGCGCAGGCGACAATACTGCCCGTGTGTGGGATTGTGATACTCAAACACCAATGGCCACTCTGAGCGGTCACCAGAACTGGGTTTTGTGCGTAGCATGGTCGCCCGATGGAGAGACCATTGCAACTGGGTCTATGGATTGCACTGTTAGGCTGTGGGATTCAAAGGCAGGTCAACCTTTGGGGGATGCTCTCAAAGGACACCAGAAATGGATAACTTCACTGGTATGGGAACCATTACACTTGGTCAAACCTGGTGACAAACCACGACTTGCGAGTGCATCTAAGGATGGAACCATTAAGATATGGGACACATCAAGAAGAGTCTGTATCTATACTCTTAGCGGTCACACTAACTCGGTATCGTGCGTTAAGTGGGGTGGGCAAGGCCTCCTGTATTCAGGCTCACACGATAAGACAGTTAGGGTGTGGGATATGAACGTTGGTGGTAAATGTatcaatattttgaaatcGCACGCACATTGGGTCAACCATCTATCGCTATCCACTGAGTATGCTCTGAGAGTAGGACCATTCGACCACACAGCTACTAAGTTTACCAGTGCAGAAGAAGCTAGAAAGAAGGCATTGGAGAACTACGAGAAGATCGCCAAGAGGAATGGTAAAGCGGAAGAACTCATTGTAACTGCCAGTGACGATTTCACAATGTTTCTTTGGGACCCGACCAAGTCGGGCAAACCGCTAGCAAGACTCACTGGTCACCAGAAGCTCGTTAACCATGTAGCGTTTAGTCCCGACGGCAGATTCATCGTCTCCGCATCGTTCGACAACTCGATCAAACTGTGGGACGGAAGAAATGGTACATTTATCTCTACTTTCCGTGGCCACGTCGCCAGCGTCTACCAAGTAGCATGGTCATCCGACTGCAGATTACTGGTGTCGTGCTCCAAGGATACTACTCTGAAAGTCTGGGACGTTAGGACCAGAAAGCTCTCTGTAGATCTGCCCGGTCACAAGGATGAGGTCTACACGGTCGACTGGAGCGTCGATGGCAAGCGCGTGTGCAGCGGTGGTAAGGATAAAATGGTCAGACTATGGACCCATTAG
- the IMG2 gene encoding mitochondrial 54S ribosomal protein mL49 (similar to Saccharomyces cerevisiae IMG2 (YCR071C); ancestral locus Anc_6.339) — MLRTCSPSLRLFSGCLLRNSIRLQSTIETAQLDEALESTFTIFPRIQDVKPEDLLGSSSFEKQQYFVERSATGNLPVYTDYKAGGNKSVTEIRKITGNIVQLRNDLQAELPRIDKDAWTIRPQSNKIVVKGDVAQDIKKVLRAKF, encoded by the coding sequence ATGCTCAGAACTTGCAGCCCTTCTTTAAGGCTTTTTTCCGGTTGtcttttgagaaactcTATCAGACTACAATCTACAATAGAGACTGCACAGTTGGATGAAGCGTTAGAAAGCACATTTACCATATTTCCCCGTATACAGGATGTGAAACctgaagatcttttggGCAGTAGCtcttttgagaaacaacaGTATTTTGTGGAAAGAAGTGCGACTGGGAATTTGCCAGTTTACACCGATTACAAGGCCGGTGGTAATAAATCGGTTACTGAGATTAGGAAAATAACGGGGAACATTGTACAGTTAAGAAACGATTTACAGGCAGAATTGCCACGCATCGATAAGGATGCATGGACGATAAGGCCACAGTCAAATAAAATCGTTGTGAAAGGTGACGTTGCCCAAGATATAAAGAAAGTCCTTCGGGCAAAATTCTAA
- the ZNG1 gene encoding GTP-dependent zinc transferase (similar to Saccharomyces cerevisiae YNR029C; ancestral locus Anc_6.337): MSVLKDFSYNEDEDGELPPLLTGEEADLDHILSSVKTDGGSNIVSDDKVRRSNLQIGADNVRGRPKIPVTIITGYLGSGKSTLLEMIALKGSDRKIAVILNEFGQSSEIEKAMTIRNGSASYEEWLDLGNGCLCCSLQNVGVKAIENMIERSPVKIDNILLETSGIADPAPIAKMFWQDDSLNSSVYIDGIITVLDSEHILKCLDDKPPTHWHGDSVLVGDNLTIAHFQIAMADRIILNKYDKIEGKSSDIAALEERIRSINAEAPLFYTKYGEIALSKLLDIHAFDASSFFEASKMPTTHDPRMCTVAINFRPLENQQEYDRFVKDFLQVLLWKSFGASSEGQNVSSVADKEWEIQRTKALILIKSPLEAKVIQGVRDTYDVLPGTFLPEMVDCKLVLIGKYLDKNRIEKFLNSVLNINSYVL, encoded by the coding sequence ATGTCTGTCCTCAAGGATTTCAGTTAcaatgaggatgaggatggtGAGCTTCCTCCTCTTTTAACGGGCGAAGAAGCTGATTTGGATCATATACTGAGTAGTGTCAAGACTGATGGAGGTTCAAACATTGTTAGCGATGATAAAGTACGTAGATCAAACTTGCAAATCGGTGCAGATAATGTGAGGGGAAGGCCGAAAATTCCTGTTACTATAATAACTGGCTATTTGGGTTCTGGGAAGTCGACCTTACTAGAGATGATCGCTTTAAAGGGCAGCGATCGTAAGATTGCAGTAATACTTAATGAATTTGGACAGTCAAGTGAGATTGAGAAAGCTATGACCATCCGTAATGGGTCTGCATCCTACGAAGAGTGGTTGGACTTAGGGAACGGCTGTCTGTGCTGTTCTTTGCAGAATGTTGGCGTAAAGGCAATCGAAAATATGATTGAGAGATCACCAGTTAAGATTGACAACATACTGCTTGAGACTTCTGGTATAGCTGATCCAGCACCTATTGCCAAAATGTTTTGGCAGGATGATAGCCTTAATAGCAGCGTTTACATTGACGGAATAATCACCGTGCTGGATTCTGAGCATATTTTGAAATGCTTGGATGATAAGCCACCTACACATTGGCATGGAGACTCGGTTTTGGTTGGGGACAATTTGACTATAGCACATTTCCAAATTGCCATGGCCGATAGGATAATACTGAATAAGTACGATAAGATCGAAGGGAAATCCAGTGACATCGCAGCACTCGAGGAAAGAATTCGAAGCATTAATGCTGAAGCACCTCTTTTCTACACCAAGTACGGAGAAATTGCCTTAAGTAAACTGCTGGATATCCATGCATTTGATGCAAgcagcttcttcgaagCTAGCAAGATGCCCACTACACATGATCCACGTATGTGCACAGTGGCAATTAACTTCAGACCACTCGAGAACCAACAAGAGTACGACCGATTTGTCAAAGATTTTCTACAGGTTTTATTATGGAAATCATTTGGCGCTTCATCAGAGGGCCAAAATGTTAGCTCAGTGGCTGACAAAGAGTGGGAAATACAAAGGACGAAAGCTTTAATCTTAATTAAAAGTCCACTTGAAGCTAAAGTAATACAGGGTGTGCGAGATACTTACGATGTCTTACCAGGAACTTTTTTACCTGAAATGGTGGATTGTAAACTGGTACTAATCGGCAAGTATCTCGATAAAAACAGgattgagaaattcttAAACAGCGTTTTGAACATAAATTCATACGTTCTATAA
- the ALG12 gene encoding dolichyl-P-Man:Man(7)GlcNAc(2)-PP-dolichol alpha-1,6-mannosyltransferase (similar to Saccharomyces cerevisiae ALG12 (YNR030W); ancestral locus Anc_6.338), with protein MVWSYLDTVLIVVISAYLFQAPFTKVEESFSIQAIHDILNYGVWNIEKYDHFQFPGAVPRSFVGPLIIAGLTKPFAAISSIFGGNAKASTQFEFQILSRCMIGLTNALSLIYLKNCAQNMFDLSAKKREEDEENRRKQGTSVKIREPEANLSTVGTWFLVFVMTGFHLVFYSSRPLPNFVVTLPLTNVAIAWILSSNYDWAIFLSAFTAVVFRLEVAALASGLALMSVIYRKISLLRAVKFGLMGLFIGMGISLSVDSYFWGAWCVPEVDAFVFNVIKGNASKWGAESPFAYLTHYLRMLFIPPTVLLLNLLGFKMAPTNLKIISLSAYFHILVMSLQPHKEWRFIVYSLPPIILLGSTAGAYIWENIKITSVKNLLLVSIVPFSPLLSLVLSLAFLYVSSMNYPGGEALTQFNDLILSNNITNSTVHLTVPVCMTGATLFGQLDHDVYGIKYDRTENTTELEALWPDFDYLIAPEPEASLLPFSNTPADKWEVIQTSSVFSGINGSVINRFWSQEDKNVIALLKDCITSKNSLATQISDLFNDLIMREPIFFTYRRVNDE; from the coding sequence ATGGTTTGGTCTTATTTAGACACCGTGTTGATAGTGGTGATATCTGCGTATCTATTCCAAGCACCTTTTACTAAAGTCGAAGAGAGTTTCTCGATCCAAGCTATTCATGACATTTTGAACTATGGAGTATGGAATATAGAGAAATACGATCATTTCCAATTTCCAGGAGCTGTTCCAAGATCATTTGTGGGTCCATTAATTATTGCTGGCTTGACTAAACCATTTGCTGCGATATCGTCAATTTTTGGAGGAAACGCCAAAGCATCCACTCAGTTTGAGTTTCAGATCCTGTCTAGATGTATGATTGGTCTCACCAATGCTCTTTCACTgatttatttgaagaattgtGCCCAAAACATGTTTGATCTTTCGGCCAAGAAACGAGAGGAAGACGAAGAGAATAGAAGAAAACAAGGTACTTCTGTGAAAATCAGGGAACCAGAAGCCAATCTATCAACTGTAGGAACATGGTTCCTTGTGTTTGTTATGACTGGATTCCATTTAGTATTTTACTCTTCTAGACCATTGCCAAATTTCGTCGTTACACTGCCCTTGACTAATGTCGCTATTGCGTGGATTCTTTCATCTAACTACGATTGGGCAATCTTCCTCAGTGCATTTACAGCAGTAGTTTTTAGGCTGGAGGTTGCGGCCCTTGCTAGCGGACTAGCATTGATGTCAGTCATCTATCGGaaaatttctcttttgagAGCAGTCAAGTTCGGGCTCATGGGCCTCTTCATTGGTATGGGAATTAGTCTCTCAGTCGATTCATATTTTTGGGGAGCTTGGTGTGTACCTGAGGTTGACGCCTTCGTCTTTAACGTCATCAAAGGAAATGCATCAAAATGGGGTGCTGAATCGCCTTTTGCCTACTTGACGCACTACTTGAGAATGCTATTCATTCCTCCAACCGTGCTGCTGTTGAATCTACTCGGGTTCAAGATGGCTCcaacaaatttgaagatcataAGTCTCAGCGCTTACTTCCACATATTGGTCATGTCACTACAACCACACAAGGAATGGAGATTTATCGTTTATTCGCTCCCTCCTATCATACTTCTGGGGAGCACTGCAGGTGCGTACATCTGGGAAAATATCAAGATCACTAGCGTCAAGAACTTGTTGTTGGTTTCAATAGTACCGTTCTCTCCGTTACTCTCACTTGTACTCTCATTAGCATTCCTATATGTTTCCAGCATGAATTATCCTGGAGGAGAAGCTCTCACCCAATTCAACGATTTGATATTAAGCAACAACATTACTAATAGCACTGTTCATCTCACAGTTCCCGTTTGTATGACCGGCGCAACCCTCTTTGGTCAACTTGATCATGATGTCTACGGAATCAAGTACGATAGGACGGAAAATACTACTGAACTGGAAGCTCTATGGCCAGATTTTGACTACTTAATTGCACCAGAGCCAGAGGCAAGCCTACTACCATTCAGCAATACGCCAGCCGATAAATGGGAAGTGATTCAGACCTCATCAGTCTTCTCTGGGATAAACGGTAGCGTCATCAACAGATTCTGGTCACAAGAGGATAAAAATGTGATCGCCCTACTAAAGGATTGCATTACAAGCAAGAACAGCTTAGCGACCCAAATATCGGACCTGTTCAATGATCTCATAATGCGTGAACCTATCTTTTTCACTTACAGAAGAGTCAATGACGAATGA
- the ATG15 gene encoding triglyceride lipase ATG15 (similar to Saccharomyces cerevisiae ATG15 (YCR068W); ancestral locus Anc_6.335), which yields MITKGSNQRNKKRHILVCLIIALLTITICLLVRKESDSLFRIFPSEKGFSGNGNAKFKLKQIHRHGVGSKHEWHQKLEVDADFVEQAGLLYERQVRINQKTYDEPLWTNHHEFATENPFAYEFDISDDLLDMKRMADRSPEFIEGYSEFALSSPEMAAKVQIDWIDEKVIVPNITDKKTEVSLALMSSNAYVRIPHTGDWRNISRPWNRSESGGFGWNDDGLRGHVFANEKDNIVIISIKGTSAQGLPGSGVDETTVNDKINDNLLFSCCCARVSYLWTTVCDCYTKSYTCDEACLEKELRKKDYYYSATLDIYKHVRKDYPNATIWATGHSLGGALASLLGRTYGLPTVSFEAPGELLAAKRLHLPFPPGLPSYLEGIWQVGHTADPIFMGTCNGASSSCSVAGYAMETSCHTGRVCVYDVVKDKGWHVNLLNHRIHTVIDDILNQYEEVATCVEPDPCIDCYNWKYIPEKGASSTKSSSMTKTTTHTSTGTPTSSCVARNWFGLCTRYE from the coding sequence ATGATAACGAAGGGCTCAAATCAGAGAAACAAAAAAAGACATATCCTGGTATGTCTCATCATAGCATTACTGACCATTACGATTTGTTTATTAGTGAGGAAAGAGAGCGATTCGTTATTTCGAATATTTCCTTCTGAGAAGGGGTTTAGTGGGAATGGAAATGCAAAATTTAAGTTAAAACAGATACACCGACATGGTGTTGGTTCGAAGCATGAGTGGCACCAGAAATTAGAGGTTGATGCAGATTTCGTAGAGCAAGCAGGCCTTCTCTACGAGCGCCAGGTTAGAATCAATCAAAAAACGTATGACGAGCCTTTATGGACAAACCATCATGAGTTCGCAACGGAGAACCCATTTGCGTACGAGTTCGATATTAGTGATGACTTACTGGATATGAAGCGCATGGCTGACCGGAGTCCCGAATTTATCGAAGGATACTCAGAGTTTGCCCTTTCTTCACCAGAGATGGCCGCTAAAGTTCAAATCGATTGGATAGATGAGAAAGTTATTGTACCAAATATTACTGATAAGAAAACTGAGGTTTCCTTGGCACTAATGTCATCAAATGCGTACGTTAGAATACCACATACTGGTGACTGGAGAAATATATCAAGGCCATGGAATCGGTCTGAATCTGGTGGATTTGGTTGGAACGATGATGGTCTCAGAGGCCATGTGTTTGCCAACGAGAAGGACAACATCGTCATTATCTCCATCAAAGGTACAAGTGCCCAGGGACTACCGGGATCTGGAGTCGACGAGACAACCGTGAATGACAAGATCAACGATAATTTACTCTTTTCATGCTGCTGTGCAAGAGTCAGCTATCTATGGACCACCGTATGCGATTGCTATACCAAGTCATATACCTGTGATGAAGCATGCCTAGAGAAAGAGCTTCGAAAGAAGGACTATTACTACTCGGCTACATTGGACATATACAAACATGTACGGAAAGACTACCCAAATGCTACAATTTGGGCAACAGGACATTCACTTGGTGGCGCGTTAGCTAGCCTACTGGGCCGTACGTACGGGTTACCTACAGTCAGTTTTGAAGCTCCCGGTGAATTACTTGCAGCCAAAAGGTTACACTTACCTTTCCCACCAGGTTTGCCCTCATACTTGGAAGGTATATGGCAAGTTGGTCATACTGCAGATCCAATCTTCATGGGAACTTGCAATGGAGCCAGTTCTAGCTGCTCAGTTGCAGGCTACGCCATGGAAACTTCCTGCCACACGGGTAGAGTATGTGTGTACGACGTCGTCAAGGATAAAGGCTGGCATGTAAATTTGCTTAACCACAGAATACATACAGTCATCGATGATATTCTGAACCAATATGAAGAAGTCGCTACATGCGTTGAACCGGATCCTTGCATCGACTGCTACAACTGGAAATACATCCCGGAAAAAGGCGCCAGCTCCACGAAATCTTCCAGTATGACCAAGACTACAACACATACTTCCACAGGCACACCAACATCATCGTGCGTAGCACGCAATTGGTTCGGCTTGTGCACAAGGTATGAGTAG
- the BUD17 gene encoding putative pyridoxal kinase BUD17 (similar to Saccharomyces cerevisiae BUD17 (YNR027W); ancestral locus Anc_6.334) — protein sequence MTKLKEPVEFEEISRPKTRTRRVLSIQSHVVHGYVGNKAATFPLQYRSWDVDALNTVQFSNHPGYGSFSGFRSKAGDIDDILEKGLLNGLHMKYDAVMIGYLPCVESLKITGQRIGALCRQDPQIKWILDPVLGDNGKLYVAEEIVPIYKKILQNSGVFLVTPNQFEMEILTDVKIDSLDALWTSFEQFHQKYPKVDKIVVTSLEFPVSQEHAERYIYSACYDTTATSGRINYFKVPKIDAHFSGSGDLFNALLLDLVLPVDYTESIDLPNTLWTVLLLVDKILRRTLQLSYSQDPSTKSSVVINDLKLIQCQELLDPSCQIEEPFNAIKMPQESIK from the coding sequence ATGaccaagttgaaagaaCCAGTCGAATTTGAGGAGATCTCAAGGCCCAAGACACGAACAAGAAGGGTTCTGTCAATCCAGTCTCATGTGGTCCATGGATATGTGGGTAATAAGGCTGCAACCTTCCCATTGCAGTACAGAAGTTGGGATGTAGATGCTTTGAACACTGTACAGTTCTCGAATCACCCGGGATACGGTTCATTCAGTGGGTTTAGGTCGAAAGCAGGtgatatcgatgatatATTAGAGAAAGGACTTCTTAATGGGCTACATATGAAGTATGACGCAGTTATGATAGGTTACTTACCATGCGTGgaaagcttgaagattACAGGACAGAGGATTGGTGCACTATGTCGCCAGGATCCACAGATTAAATGGATCTTGGACCCTGTGCTGGGTGACAACGGTAAACTGTACGTTGCTGAAGAGATCGTACCtatttacaagaagatcCTTCAAAACAGTGGCGTTTTCCTTGTTACTCCAAACCAGTTCGAGATGGAAATACTCACTGACGTCAAGATAGACTCTCTTGATGCATTGTGGACCAGTTTTGAGCAATTCCATCAGAAATACCCAAAAGTCGACAAGATAGTGGTGACAAGCCTCGAGTTTCCTGTCAGCCAGGAACATGCCGAACGGTACATTTACAGCGCATGCTACGATACCACTGCAACCTCCGGGAGGATAAACTATTTCAAAGTACCCAAGATTGATGCCCATTTCAGTGGTAGCGgcgatctcttcaatgcatTGCTACTAGACCTTGTGCTTCCCGTGGACTATACAGAGAGCATCGATCTTCCTAACACTCTTTGGACAGTCTTGCTGCTGGttgacaagattttaaGAAGGACTTTGCAGTTGTCTTACTCTCAAGACCCTTCTACTAAGAGTTCTGTTGTAATCAATGATCTAAAGCTCATACAATGCCAAGAGTTGCTTGATCCGAGCTGCCAAATCGAGGAACCGTTCAATGCCATCAAGATGCCACAAGAATCAATCAAGTAA